The following proteins are encoded in a genomic region of Diadema setosum chromosome 10, eeDiaSeto1, whole genome shotgun sequence:
- the LOC140234436 gene encoding uncharacterized protein: MTTEMCRNMCAHQNMRYFGLEAGKQCFCGGDFAPVKAAMATASLTSDVEFCSTPCLGNSSQICGSDLYISVYELIRPAGTDCFNPGYVPHGGLIELTGFYNAMDIVDFSSVCLPPSIRRGSPTSFCSPAGNWSDPPPTCSVRCPRPEPPSGSSFSSNETIADTYGESETLLYDCLHDSNKADQMLRCGYYGNWRASALCPEAATPTAESTFTSSPAVSTSLTSANTTDLTRASQTLSTEIPGPPTSAETTDQVKIDRQFSTQPITSVIEAALSERPTLGPNVDDFTVLAGVVLGIIAVIIVVAIVIGLVSGKKQQPQDKGVIRTGDDTGIDEAYDLAADQQEGETAPETEVDGQGPSPTSPLPLPQPIGVSRGDTVLHTYYPPGQAFDILSGIRVGDDSVGDVGGDVSHGSSVQRHVYEDPDKITASGGGQAVGRHAHSRKIHNTKIEKGVTKGSDDTDIEQARNLTADQHEGETAVETEVDGQGSSPTSSFYLPIIPQPIGESRDGTILHTYYRPGQATDILSRTHVGDESGGDVGGDVNRGSSIQRHVYEDPDKITAFGGGQALGGHADLSVQIPRTNTFHAYEEID, translated from the exons ATGACAACGGAGATGTGTCGGAACATGTGCGCGCACCAGAACATGAGGTACTTCGGGTTGGAGGCGGGAAAGCAGTGTTTCTGCGGAGGAGATTTTGCTCCTGTCAAGGCAGCCATGGCCACTGCATCACTAACATCTGACGTCGAGTTTTGCTCCACACCATGTCTGGGAAATTCCAGCCAGATTTGTGGAAGCGACTTGTACATCAGTGTTTATGAACTCATTC GTCCAGCCGGTACCGATTGCTTCAACCCGGGGTACGTTCCACACGGCGGACTGATCGAGTTGACTGGCTTCTACAATGCCATGGACATTGTCGACTTCTCTTCCGTCTGTCTCCCGCCGAGTATCAGGCGGGGTTCGCCAACCAGTTTCTGCTCACCGGCTGGCAATTGGTCGGACCCGCCGCCGACTTGCTCCGTGCGCTGCCCCAGACCCGAGCCGCCGTCGGGGTCGTCGTTCAGTTCGAACGAGACCATCGCAGACACGTACGGCGAAAGCGAGACCTTGCTCTATGACTGCCTCCACGACTCGAACAAGGCGGACCAAATGCTGAGATGCGGTTACTATGGCAACTGGCGAGCATCAGCTTTATGTCCTGAAGCAG CGACCCCAACGGCAGAATCGACTTTCACATCGTCTCCTGCAGTATCAACTTCATTGACATCGGCGAATACAACTGATCTAACCAGGGCCAGTCAGACACTATCAACAGAGATTCCTGGCCCGCCGACATCGGCGGAGACGACTGACCAAGTCAAGATCGATCGGCAGTTTTCAACACAGCCGATCACTTCAGTGATAGAAGCTGCATTATCAGAACGCCCTACTCTAGGTCCTAATGTGGATGATTTTACGG TGCTCGCTGGGGTCGTTCTCGGAATCATCGCCGTGATCATCGTCGTGGCCATCGTCATTGGCCTAGTCAGCGGCAAGAAGCAACAACCGCA GGACAAGGGAGTGATCAGGACGGGCGACGATACGGGAATCGACGAAGCCTACGACTTGGCCGCAGACCAACAAGAAGGAGAAACCGCGCCCGAAACAGAGGTTGACGGGCAAGGCCCGTCACCGACATCGCCATTGCCCCTACCCCAGCCGATTGGAGTAAGTAGAGGCGATACAGTCCTACACACGTACTACCCACCCGGTCAGGCTTTCGACATCCTCTCGGGCATCCGTGTCGGCGATGACTCGGTAGGTGATGTCGGAGGTGATGTCAGCCACGGTTCTTCCGTTCAGCGACACGTGTACGAAGACCCCGACAAAATCACTGCGTCCGGTGGAGGCCAGGCTGTGGGACGACACGCGCATTCCAGGAAGATACATAATaccaaaat agAAAAGGGAGTGACCAAGGGGAGCGACGATACGGACATCGAGCAAGCACGTAACTTGACTGCAGACCAACATGAAGGAGAAACCGCAGTCGAGACAGAGGTTGACGGGCAAGGCTCGTCACCGACATCGTCATTCTATTTGCCCATCATACCCCAGCCGATTGGAGAAAGCAGAGACGGCACAATCCTACACACGTACTACCGACCCGGTCAGGCTACCGACATCCTTTCCCGCACCCACGTGGGCGATGAGTCGGGAGGTGATGTTGGGGGTGATGTCAACCGCGGTTCGTCCATTCAGCGACACGTGTACGAAGACCCCGACAAAATCACCGCGTTCGGCGGCGGCCAGGCTTTGGGAGGACACGCGGACTTGAGTGTGCAGATACCTAGGACCAATACTTTCCATGCTTACGAAGAAATCGACTAA